In a single window of the Elaeis guineensis isolate ETL-2024a chromosome 4, EG11, whole genome shotgun sequence genome:
- the LOC140857479 gene encoding uncharacterized protein: MGFLNYMMERAKKHISENDPKHAQEFINIIERRWDYQMGRDLHLAAYYLNSRFQYTISGIDMDSELLAALRNVIYKMVSDPEIASLCLQETKQFREGSDSFRVPSAVVSKKQMNPAEWWIHFGTSAENLRHMAVRILSQTVSASGCERNWSTFALIHSKQRNRLTQKCLDDLVYIHYNLRLRLKCIQEEV, encoded by the exons atgggcttcctaaattacatgatggagagggcaaagaaacatatcagtgagaatgatcccaagcatgctcaagaattcattaacattattgagcgtcgttgggactatcagatgggcagagatttgcatctagctg cttattacttgaattcgagatttcagtatactatttcggggatagatatggatagcgagcttcttgctgctcttcgcaatgtcatatataagatggtgtccgatccagaaatcgcgtcgttatgtctgcaagag acgaaacagtttagagagggatcagacagttttAGAGTtccatcagctgtcgtaagcaaaaagcaaatgaatccag ctgaatggtggattcattttggaacgtcagcagaaaatttgagacatatggctgtccgtattctttctcaaacggtctctgctagtggctgtgagcgtaattggtccactttcgcccttatccacagcaaacagagaaatcgtctgacacaaaaatgcctcgacgatcttgtatatattcactataatctgaggttgaggttaaaatgtattcaggaggaagtttag